One window of the Eucalyptus grandis isolate ANBG69807.140 chromosome 6, ASM1654582v1, whole genome shotgun sequence genome contains the following:
- the LOC104447836 gene encoding cytochrome P450 81Q32 has translation MVIQFLLFLAFYAIAKRLLHKIRSLPPSPFLTLPVIGHLHLLKKPLHRSLSQISRRHGPVTLLQFGSRRVLVVSSPDAAEECLAKNDIVFANRPRLLARKHLGYNYTSLDSSPYGEHWRNLRRIASLGLLSTSRLLTLSSIRTSEVRSLLRLLAKSGSQSVDMKCAFFELMLNVMMQMIAGKRYYEENVGEVEEARKFREIATQSFRVGGVTNIGDFLPFLRRMGLEGLEEKITALHKKRDEFMQSLIDESRSGEGDESPEESAEGGKRKTLIQVLLSLRETEPEYYKDETVKSLMLVLLLAGTDTSALTMEWAMSAMLNQPEILKKARAEIDEVVGHDRLVNESDLPKLSYLHCVVNETMRMYPVLPLLIPHESAKECCVGGYRVPRGTILLINLFSIQNDPNYWPNAAKFRPERFTGMEGVRDGYKMMPFGSGRRGCPGENLALRMIGLTLGSLIQCFEWNRISDELIDMTEGTGLTMPKAQPLLAKCRPRSFTSDLLSQA, from the exons ATGGTGATCCAATTCCTTCTCTTCCTCGCCTTCTACGCCATCGCGAAgcggttgctccacaagatccGGAGCCTCCCGCCCAGCCCCTTCCTCACCCTCCCCGTCATcggccacctccacctcctcaagAAGCCCCTCCACCGCTCCCTGTCCCAGATCTCCCGGCGGCACGGCCCCGTCACCCTCCTCCAGTTTGGCTCCCGCCGCGTCCTCGTCGTCTCCTCCCCAGATGCCGCCGAGGAGTGCCTCGCCAAGAACGACATCGTCTTCGCTAACCGCCCTCGCCTCCTTGCCAGGAAGCACCTCGGCTACAACTATACCAGCCTCGACTCGTCCCCCTACGGCGAACACTGGCGGAACCTCCGCCGCATTGCCTCCCTCGGGTTACTCTCCACCAGCCGCCTCCTGACCCTGTCGAGCATCCGCACCAGTGAGGTGAGGTCGCTGCTCCGGCTGCTTGCCAAGAGTGGCAGCCAGAGCGTGGACATGAAGTGCGCTTTCTTTGAGCTGATGTTGAACGTGATGATGCAGATGATCGCCGGAAAGAG GTACTACGAAGAGAACGTGGGGGAGGTAGAGGAGGCGAGAAAGTTCAGGGAGATCGCGACCCAGTCGTTCAGGGTTGGTGGGGTGACGAACATCGGCGATTTCTTGCCGTTCCTGAGGCGGATGGGGCTGGAGGGGTTGGAGGAGAAGATAACGGCGTTGCATAAGAAGAGGGATGAGTTCATGCAGAGCTTGATCGACGAGAGCCGGAGCGGTGAGGGTGACGAGTCGCCGGAGGAGTCAGCGGAAGGGGGGAAGAGGAAAACGTTGATTCAGGTGCTTCTGTCCCTGCGGGAGACTGAGCCGGAGTACTACAAGGACGAGACTGTCAAGAGCCTCATGCTG GTTTTATTATTGGCCGGAACTGATACATCGGCCTTGACCATGGAATGGGCAATGTCGGCTATGCTAAATCAACCGGAGATTCTGAAGAAGGCGCGAGCCGAAATAGATGAGGTCGTGGGTCACGACCGTCTTGTCAACGAATCGGACTTGCCAAAGCTCTCCTACCTCCATTGTGTCGTGAACGAAACGATGCGGATGTATCCCGTGCTTCCACTCCTTATTCCTCATGAATCGGCGAAGGAGTGCTGCGTAGGAGGTTACCGCGTCCCACGAGGCACGATACTCCTAATCAACCTGTTCTCCATACAGAACGATCCCAATTACTGGCCCAACGCAGCGAAGTTCAGACCGGAGAGGTTCACAGGGATGGAAGGCGTGAGGGATGGGTACAAGATGATGCCTTTCGGCTCAGGGAGGAGAGGGTGTCCGGGCGAGAACCTCGCATTGCGCATGATCGGGTTGACACTCGGGTCGTTGATCCAATGCTTTGAGTGGAACCGAATTAGCGACGAACTGATCGACATGACGGAAGGGACCGGACTGACCATGCCCAAAGCTCAGCCGTTGTTGGCTAAATGCAGGCCTCGCTCCTTCACATCGGACCTTCTTTCTCAGGCTTGA
- the LOC104447833 gene encoding cytochrome P450 81Q32, translating into MVIQILLFLAFYTIARRLLHKIRGLPPSPFPTLPVIGHLHLLKKPLHRSLSQISRRHGPVALLQFGSRRVLVVSSPDAAEECLTKNDVVFANRPRLLAGKHLGYNYTSLAWSPYGDHWRNLRRIASLEILSTNRLLTLSSIRAGEVRSLLRLLAKSGGQSVNMKSAFFELMLNVMMQMIAGKRYYGENVREAEEARTFREIVTESFKVGGATNIGEFLPFLRKMGLKGVEENLMELQKKRDEFMQSLIDESWSGKGDKSPEAAAVEGGKRKSLIQVLLSLRETEPEYYKDETIKSLMLVLLSAGTDTSAATIEWAMSAMLNHPEILKKAQAEIDEVVGHNRLITESDLPKLLYLHCVMNETMRMYPVGPLLVPHESAEECCVGGYRVPQGTMLLINLFSIQNDPKYWPDAAKFKPERFQGMEGVRDGYKMMPFGSGRRGCPGENLALRMVGLTLGSLIQCFEWNRISDELIDMTEGTGLTMPKAQPLLAKCRPRSFTLGLLSQA; encoded by the exons ATGGTGATCCAAatcctcctcttcctcgccTTCTACACCATCGCGAGGCGCTTGCTCCACAAGATCCGCGGCCTCCCGCCCAGCCCCTTCCCCACCCTCCCCGTCATCGgtcacctccacctcctcaagAAGCCCCTCCACCGCTCCCTGTCCCAGATCTCCCGGCGCCATGGCCCCGTCGCCCTCCTCCAGTTCGGCTCCCGCCGCGTCCTCGTCGTCTCCTCCCCGGACGCCGCCGAGGAGTGCCTCACCAAGAACGATGTCGTCTTCGCCAACCGCCCCCGCCTCCTCGCCGGGAAGCACCTCGGCTACAACTACACTAGCCTCGCCTGGTCCCCCTACGGCGACCACTGGCGGAACCTCCGCCGCATCGCCTCCCTCGAGATCCTCTCCACCAACCGCCTCCTGACCCTGTCGAGCATCCGGGCCGGCGAGGTGAGGTCGCTGCTCCGGCTGCTCGCCAAGAGCGGCGGCCAGAGCGTAAACATGAAGTCGGCTTTCTTCGAGCTGATGCTGAACGTGATGATGCAGATGATCGCCGGAAAGAG GTACTACGGAGAGAACGTGCGGGAGGCAGAGGAGGCGAGAACGTTCAGGGAGATCGTGACAGAGTCGTTCAAGGTCGGCGGCGCGACGAACATCGGCGAGTTCTTGCCGTTCCTGAGGAAGATGGGGCTGAAGGGGGTGGAGGAGAACCTGATGGAGTTGCAGAAGAAGAGGGATGAGTTCATGCAGAGCTTGATCGATGAGAGCTGGAGCGGCAAGGGCGACAAGTCGCCGGAGGCGGCCGCAGTGGAAGGAGGGAAGAGGAAATCGTTGATTCAGGTGCTCTTGTCTCTGAGAGAGACTGAGCCGGAGTACTACAAAGACGAGACTATCAAGAGCCTCATGCTG GTTTTGTTATCGGCGGGAACCGACACATCGGCCGCAACCATCGAATGGGCTATGTCTGCTATGCTAAACCATCCGGAGATTCTAAAGAAGGCGCAAGCCGAAATAGACGAGGTCGTTGGTCACAACCGTCTCATCACTGAATCGGACTTGCCTAAGCTCCTATACCTCCATTGCGTCATGAACGAAACAATGCGGATGTACCCCGTGGGTCCGCTCCTCGTGCCTCACGAATCGGCGGAGGAGTGCTGCGTAGGAGGTTACCGTGTCCCACAAGGCACAATGCTCCTGATCAACCTGTTCTCCATACAGAACGATCCCAAGTACTGGCCTGATGCGGCGAAGTTCAAGCCGGAGAGGTTCCAAGGGATGGAAGGTGTGAGGGACGGGTACAAGATGATGCCTTTCGGCTCAGGGAGGAGAGGGTGTCCGGGCGAGAACCTCGCCTTGCGCATGGTCGGGTTGACGCTTGGGTCGTTGATCCAGTGCTTTGAGTGGAACCGTATTAGCGACGAACTGATCGACATGACGGAAGGGACCGGCCTCACCATGCCTAAAGCTCAACCGTTGTTGGCAAAATGCAGGCCTCGGTCCTTCACATTGGGCCTTCTTTCTCAGGCTTGA